One region of Anticarsia gemmatalis isolate Benzon Research Colony breed Stoneville strain chromosome 2, ilAntGemm2 primary, whole genome shotgun sequence genomic DNA includes:
- the LOC142978716 gene encoding putative ribosome production factor 1 produces MARGKDKKKRKLEKKQEGDEVPKKVPHTLESLREKDETMLANVDEEEQLEAQKDMELDELSAYYENSYEPKVLITYSDNPHSKTRIFGKELCRIIPNSISRYRQRSSVKRIVQSSIREQVTDVIIINENQKQPNGFLLIHLPNGPTAHFRLSSCKITPELRKDYKEITTHRPEVILNNFSTRLGLTVGRMLGALFHYEPQFRGRRAVTFHNQRDYIFFRHHRYEFTQDGKRAKLRELGPRFTLKLISLQQGTFDSKRGDYEWIIAGRRHQMETSRRRFFL; encoded by the exons atggCGCGCGGCAAAGacaagaaaaa ACGCAAGTTGGAGAAGAAGCAGGAGGGCGATGAAGTGCCGAAGAAGGTGCCGCACACGCTCGAGTCCCTCCGAGAGAAGGATGAGACTATGCTGGCGAATGTTGACGAAGAGGAGCAGTTGGAG GCACAAAAGGACATGGAACTAGATGAGCTATCAGCATACTATGAGAACTCTTACGAGCCTAAAGTACTGATCACATACTCTGACAACCCTCACAGTAAGACTAGGATATTTGGCAAGGAGCTCTGTAGAATCATTCCTAATTCTATCTCTAGATATAGGCAAAG gtCATCAGTAAAACGCATAGTCCAATCATCAATCCGTGAGCAGGTGACAGACGTGATCATAATCAATGAGAACCAGAAGCAGCCCAACGGGTTCCTCCTCATACACTTGCCTAATGGACCCACAGCACACTTCAGACTTTCCAGTTGTAAAATCACACCTGAACTTAGGAAGGATTATAAAGAAATTACTACACATAGACCAGAG GTGATCCTGAACAACTTCAGTACGCGTCTCGGTCTGACAGTAGGCCGTATGCTCGGCGCCTTGTTCCACTATGAGCCACAGTTCCGCGGCCGGCGCGCCGTTACCTTCCACAATCAACGAGACTACATATTCTTCAGACATCATCG CTACGAGTTCACACAAGACGGCAAGCGTGCTAAGTTGCGGGAACTAGGCCCTCGATTCACGCTCAAGTTGATATCTCTGCAGCAAGGCACCTTCGACTCCAAGCGCGGAGACTACGAGTGGATCATAGCGGGGCGCCGCCACCAGATGGAGACCTCCAGGAGGCGGTTCTTCTTATAG
- the LOC142985537 gene encoding tRNA N(3)-cytidine methyltransferase METTL6, translated as METDDIDRVGDNGDVFVHRLKELTDEEKQRLEAQNSRLIPEAKAAKLEKDAKRHWDIFYKRNETKFFKDRHWTTREFQELINFDVDDKITFLELGCGVGNMVFPLVEEGFTNFYFYACDFSPRAVEFVKSNKLYDESKMKAFCADLTSDDLFENIQEESVDIASLIFVLSAIHPDSWGQVAKVAFRALRPGGVLLFRDYGRYDMAQLRFKPGHKIADNFYMRQDGTRSYYFTEEELQKLFSEAGFEILMNTYVQRRTVNFKEGIDVPRIFVQGKYRKPAKG; from the exons ATGGAAACCGATGACATAGATCGTGTCGGCGATAACGGCGATGTTTTCGTACATCGCCTGAAGGAGCTCACAGATGAAGAAAAACAACGTCTCGAAGCCCAAAACTCTCGACTGATTCCGGAGGCAAAGGCAGCAAAACTTGAAAAAGATGCCAAGCGTCACTGGGATATATTTTACAAGAGAAATGAGACGAAATTCTTCAAGGACCGGCATTGGACCACACGTGAGTTTCAAGAGCTTATAAATTTCGATGTGGACGACAAGATAACGTTCCTAGAACTCGGGTGTGGCGTGGGGAACATGGTGTTTCCGCTAGTTGAGGAGGGCTTCACGAATTTCTATTTCTACGCGTGTGATTTTTCACCACGTGCAGTGGAGTTCGTAAAGTCGAACAAGTTATACGATGAGAGCAAGATGAAGGCTTTTTGCGCGGACCTGACCAGCGACGACTTGTTCGAGAACATTCAGGAAGAGAGCGTGGATATAGCGAGCCTGATATTCGTGCTGTCTGCCATACACCCTGACTCGTGGGGGCAGGTGGCCAAGGTTGCGTTTCGCGCGCTGCGGCCCGGCGGCGTGCTATTATTCAGAGATTACGGCCGTTACGACATGGCGCAGTTGCGTTTCAAACCGGGGCACAAAATAGCTGATAACTTCTACATGCGGCAAGATGGCACGAG GAGCTACTACTTCACGGAGGAGGAGCTACAGAAGCTGTTCTCTGAGGCTGGTTTTGAGATACTCATGAATACCTACGTGCAGCGGAGAACTGTCAACTTTAAGGAGGGTATAGATGTGCCTCGCATATTTGTGCAAGGAAAATACAGGAAACCTGCCAAAG GTTGA
- the Inx2 gene encoding innexin 2 — MFDVFGSVKGLLKLDQVCIDNNVFRLHYKATVIILIAFSLLVTSRQYIGDPIDCIVDDIPLAVMDTYCWIYSTFTIPNRLVGRVGKDVVQAGVATHVEGDEVKYHKYYQWVCFVLFFQAILFYVPRYLWKTWEGGRIKMLVLDLNCPVVGEDCKSDRKKLLVDYFHTNLHTQNFYAFRFFICEVLNFINVVGQIFFMDFFLDGEFSTYGSDVVSFTEMEPEERVDPMARVFPKVTKCTFHKYGPSGTVQKFDGLCVLPLNIVNEKIYVFLWFWFMILSILSGISLIYRMAVVAGPRVRLYLLRARSRLAPQAQVELVARELQIGDWFVLYQLGKNIDPLIYKELMGELAEKFEEKNSV, encoded by the coding sequence ATGTTTGATGTATTCGGCTCCGTGAAGGGGCTTCTCAAGCTCGACCAGGTGTGCATCGACAACAATGTGTTCCGTCTACACTACAAAGCCACCGTGATCATCCTGATCGCGTTCTCGCTACTGGTCACGTCGCGACAATACATCGGCGACCCCATAGACTGCATCGTCGACGACATACCGCTCGCCGTCATGGACACCTACTGCTGGATCTACTCGACTTTCACCATCCCCAACCGGCTGGTGGGACGCGTCGGCAAGGATGTGGTGCAGGCCGGAGTGGCCACTCACGTAGAGGGCGACGAGGTTAAGTACCACAAGTACTACCAATGGGTGTGTTTTGTGTTGTTCTTCCAAGCCATCTTGTTCTATGTGCCGCGATACCTCTGGAAAACGTGGGAAGGAGGCCGCATCAAGATGTTAGTGCTCGACCTGAACTGCCCCGTCGTGGGCGAGGACTGCAAGTCGGATCGCAAGAAGCTGCTCGTGGACTACTTCCATACAAACCTGCACACGCAGAACTTCTATGCGTTCCGCTTCTTTATCTGTGAAGTGTTGAACTTCATCAACGTCGTCGGCCAGATCTTCTTCATGGATTTCTTCCTGGACGGAGAGTTCTCCACGTACGGCAGTGACGTGGTGAGCTTCACTGAGATGGAGCCGGAGGAGCGCGTGGACCCGATGGCCCGGGTGTTCCCCAAAGTGACCAAGTGTACCTTCCACAAATACGGTCCTTCGGGAACCGTGCAGAAGTTCGACGGTCTGTGCGTGCTGCCGTTGAACATCGTCAACGAGAAGATCTACGTGTTCCTGTGGTTCTGGTTCATGATCCTGTCTATCCTGAGTGGAATCTCGCTGATCTACCGCATGGCCGTGGTGGCGGGCCCGCGCGTGCGCCTGTACCTGTTGCGCGCGCGCAGCCGCCTCGCCCCGCAGGCGCAGGTGGAGTTGGTGGCCCGCGAGCTGCAGATCGGCGACTGGTTCGTGCTCTACCAGCTCGGGAAGAACATCGACCCTCTGATCTACAAAGAGTTGATGGGCGAGCTGGCCGAGAAGTTCGAAGAAAAGAACAGTGTGTAG